A region of the Arctopsyche grandis isolate Sample6627 chromosome 10, ASM5162203v2, whole genome shotgun sequence genome:
aaaagtgtattttcaatttattataaaaggtaagaaaatttataatctaatttatgttattttaattgaaaaaagttacatatttaattaaaaaatatactgttaaaaatacataataaaattttgaacaacGTGGGATAATCAGATATCTAAATGCATCGTTTGTAGCATACAAACGTTTGAGAACAGCCGTTAGGGTCATGCGAGAAACACAAGATGCACAGACTAAAGGTCAAAATTATCTATACATTCAGTCAAATTGCTGACTCCAAGTGCAGGACAGTGCTGCAGGTGCACTTTGCAAATgttgcataaatacatacaaacgcaaggctatacaaaaaaaaactcaatcgCAATAACCCACTGGGAATAAATACGATTAGATATATTACATTTCGGTTTTCAAACTCCAAATATCGATTCACATTAGTTGGAAATCTTTATTTCGAAATTCTAACATAGGTGATTCCTTTGtgaaattaaatgtatgtagtgTGGTATTTCGGTTTGGCCATCGTTGATCTGGAGACAGGTACCATCGACCAGGATGATTGTGTGGGCATGAAAAGCTGGCCACTTGATCCCGTTATATCAGAATCAGCGTCTTCAAACCTTGCAGAATCCACTCGCTAATTCGCATCGTGGAAATTATACCTAGGGTTTCCGTTATGATTCGAGGAGACTTGGTGTTAGTCCAACGTTCAATTTAAGAATCAATCATCACGCGGTCTAAGTTTTGTGCCATTTCACTTCACTTCTTGCCAATGTGTAAGTGGCGTTAGTGATGATAAATATGCCGTAGGACTTGAAAATTACAACTATTGTCGAATGTGCGTAAGCGATGTTACATTTTGTTAATATCGAACAAAGGGCTCTGAAACTCGcatattataatgattattttagaCTTAGAATGTGTGAAATTCATTTAAAACTAGCTGTTTTTTCgtgatattttgtatatatcggGTTGACACGACGCGAGCAGCTAGGATCGAGTAACTAGGACGTTATTCGCATCGTGGCAACAGGTGATCCAAACGTTTTAAACGTTTTGGACGTTCAAGTTACTCGTCGAAGCTACTTGGTCCAAGCTGCTTGCATCGTGTCAACCTGTAatcagccagcagtatagctcggtggatGCGTTaacgctaaccaccgagaggctccctggttcaagccctgggttgacctcggttgaagaaaatttattcggagtatttatgcagtgctgctagtcagacttagatattcgTGACTCCTCCAAGTcgatatctgatttcattgttaaaatcggttcctcataaaatttgcaaaaccatcctacctaatatttgtcaccactatttgattatgatttcaaatttgtaatctataaatttgaaatcatttgtTAGACTAGTTTAATATCATATGTGTCGCTCAAAGTAAAACCCggaatggcatcatggtaaaatataaatgagaAATTTAACAAATCGAAGCATCGCCTGTTAGTTTTTGGTCATTAAGGCAATATAGTAATAAAAAGAGACCCACATTTTCAATCATTCTGCACAATTTAAGAAACACCAAGACATTGGGGCGTGCACAGTAGAGCTCgatcaacacttcattgtttcaATCGGACATGATATTAGCTGCTATTTTCACTGGTGATAAGTCGAATGATTTGTAATGGACTCGATTTTAGGCAGAAGTAGATGAATTAATGTATGAattgtaaaaaatgtaaataaaattgatttgattGCGATGTAAAATGttcatgaaatatttaaaaaatggtgttttttggaattaaaaggaaaaaacttataaatacctacatatccATATAACATCATGCCACCAAATGAACAAAGTCCGACTGGAGTGTTGTTTGAAGATGAAAAATTAGAAAAAGAACCAACACTAATCGATGGAAGGGGCAGTCACTGCAGAGCCGAAGATgtgaaatttgaattaatatggAGTCTCGTATTTACACTAGCATTCTTACACGTAACTGCTGCATATGGAttgtatttattgatatttgcATGCATGTGGCGTACAGTTCtatattgtaagtattttttaaaGACATGTTTACTTATTAGcttctattgtatgtatgtatgtagtattaaatCAAAGTTTTCCTTTTTCAGCAATATTTTTAGCAGTTTTTGGAGGTATAGGTGTTACTGCTGGTGCACATCGACTTTGGACCCACAGATGCTACAAAGCCAAACTACCTTTAAGGATATTATTGATTATTATGAATACAATATCTATGGaggtaattaatttcaattttaaattcaaacaaaagaaccttagaaaaaataaactttttcaaattattaacaagtttattgattttaaaattctgtttattatattataatttaaattttatttagaatgATGTTATAACTTGGACGGTGGATCATCGAGTGCATCATAAATACAGCGAAACTGATGCCGATCCTCATAATGCGACGAGAGGTTTCTTTTTTTCACACATTGGTTGGATAATGGTGAAGAAACATCCTAAATACTTTGAAAAGGTTAAAACCATTGACTTCAGCGATTTATATGAAGAAAAACTATTAGTATTTCAAAAAAAGtgagtacatatacaatatgtagtaatatttccaaaattttcatgaaatataataaaatcgaatAACTTTAAGCAGAAAACTTTATCAGATaatatttttcagattttacTGGTACTTGGTAGCAATCATTACCTTCATTATTCCGACCATTATTCCAATGTATTTTTGGAATGAGACATTGATAAATGCATTTTTTGTAGCGACTATGTTTAGAATTGTCTTACTTCTAAATATAACTTGGTTGGTTAATAGTGCAGCTCATTTGTATGGGAAAAAGCCTTACGATAAGCACATTGGACCGGTGGAAAATTATGTAGTTACAACTTTGGCGGTGGGTGAGGGTTTCCATAATTATCACCATGTTTATCCATGGGACTATAGAGCTGCCGAGTTAGGAAATTATTCCATGAACATTACTACAGCTTTCATAGATTTGATGGCAAAAATTGGATGGGCGTACGATTTAAAAACAGTGCCGGTAGATATAGTTCAAAAGAGGATAGAACGAACTGGAGATGGATCACATGATCAGTGGGGATGTGAGAAAATCAGACAATGTGAAATacaacatttaaataaagttaaataaaaaattaaaacttttttattattttttactacaaTTTGTGCAAAATTTCATTGacgtaggtatacatatatacatatgttatagtcCAAGTCTTCAATCCTGATCATTCatacaaatactacatatatacatatgtagtttgtttatacacgagctattggttttagtttaggTAAATGATAACAGTCacaagctatcttcaaatagactcaccaggtgtcgactgaaacttttagctgtcgaAACTTTTGATCTGtgaaaacctttgagatgtcaaaacgccaagacTTTAAAAAGGAAATTCTATGGAAACCCCATTACAACTTTGTCATGACTCCCGTTcctgttattgttttaattttgcaCTCCAAGGTAAGCattcatactatgtatgtacatatcggaTGGgataaacgattgagaatacttagaCTTATACCTAATAGTTTGTACATGaacaaattgttattttgtgtacactctaactggccagattggttcgtttaTGAACAAACTAGCATGTTCATGAACGAGGGAAATgcacacttggactgtaatgtatacataaccagcagcgtggtctagtggtgaatgttgaaatatttcgtacttgatgttacgagttcgattcccgctaagtctcgctgttggccagaccttggtttgtcgagatcgatcgtttcttatcagaatttgccaatttttctgattttcattgaaacgattcctgtaaaaattggcgtttccttcccaattttctgttgcgaacctttagttattgttatatcttagatttcgccatattgctcaccatagatgtctctgtggttgtttatcgaatataaaattcgtattgttacatgaaagttattcatcgttatttatcgtattaatacgatgtttgtaatatctgaccatagatgtcagatattgtttagatttacatgtatctatgtaataattatgtggaccaggaaggcgcatttgaggtttacctgttaagccttcctggtatatttgtatttgtatatatgtatgtatgttgtatatatatatatatatatatatatatatatatatatatatatatatatatatatatatatatatatatatatatatatatatatatatatatatatatatatatatgtatgtatgtatttcgagatatataataataacatacgtatgtacttacatatgtacatacataattaaatgattGAAAACGACTTAATCTTTACAAAATTGTATTGTGCATTTGACATCATTAATGGAAAAAGATTAAGAAACATAAGGtgaaattataacatttatgaaattacatatgagccgttatatttgaaagtggcataagtccacttttcttcattttgagaaatatttcgcaaaacatatgtatatatagaactATGGGCAACATATCATTTTTAAATCTCGTAAATTACAATAACACATACGTGACGAAAGCTATGTAGATTCGCATCTAGCACATGGAATTAGCGTGTCAAGTAAAATGTTTTATCGTGGACTTTGGGAGAACGACACGACATATCAAAAGAGATAAGGCGTCGAAGAATTGATTTCGTTTTTTATGGCGATAAATTACCGTTGGATTTGCAAGCACGTATCTCTATCTGTGGCCATCGGAAGTGGCCAAGACTCTTGACCCAGAAGGTGTTCAAGATGAATTATATCATCCGACTGTGAGATAACGCAGCATTAGATTTTCGGCCACGGAGGAGAGTATCATCACGCTTTCTGGTCACGGACGCGAGCTAGAAGCTTCCAGGGCATCGTCACacgaaataaataacaaataaattggtGCGTGTGCAGCGGCGTGTCCGAgaaaattcaaaagaaaatctTAAATCATATCAGAACCCATTGTATAAGTACGTGTCCGCTGAAGACAAGTAGGTATTGTGTTATAGAAAGTGCAAGTTGATTTTCTCCAAGATAGCCATCGTGAATTTTGTGAATTACTCGTCCGTAGTATTCGACTCGTTTCGAATTGATTATGAACGGATGAAGACACATGACTCCGTGCATGACATCAAGAATCGGAAGTACAGATATAGCTCATCATTCAATTAGATAAAACGCGGTAGGAAAATTGTTTATTCGCTTTCACAAGAGTTTATTCCATCAGATGTCAGTATATTGGCATAGTTATTGAATAAAgcagaaattaatattttttcctacaTACAATTGTTAGAAAGTTGAATAACATATATGCCTTCTAATAGTAGTTGGTCAAAAGTTGATGATGAGACTTAGAAGTTCAATAAAAAACATACAcatgcatgcatgtacatatatcatatattttttttatctataatacatataggtaacccca
Encoded here:
- the LOC143917701 gene encoding acyl-CoA Delta-9 desaturase-like, with protein sequence MWRTVLYSIFLAVFGGIGVTAGAHRLWTHRCYKAKLPLRILLIIMNTISMENDVITWTVDHRVHHKYSETDADPHNATRGFFFSHIGWIMVKKHPKYFEKVKTIDFSDLYEEKLLVFQKKFYWYLVAIITFIIPTIIPMYFWNETLINAFFVATMFRIVLLLNITWLVNSAAHLYGKKPYDKHIGPVENYVVTTLAVGEGFHNYHHVYPWDYRAAELGNYSMNITTAFIDLMAKIGWAYDLKTVPVDIVQKRIERTGDGSHDQWGWGERHDISKEIRRRRIDFVFYGDKLPLDLQARISICGHRKWPRLLTQKVFKMNYIIRL